The Streptomyces halobius genomic interval TGCGCGCTCCAGCTCCTCGGGCACACCCCGCTGAGCTGCGGGGTTCTGCTCACTCATGCCTCGTATCCCCTTTCCGCAAGGGTGGTCCGCAACATGCGTCGTGCCCGGTGCAGCCGGCTCTTGACCGTGCCGGGCGGTACGCCGAGCACCTCCGCACAGGCGACCAGCGGCAGATCCTGAAGGTGGAACAGGATCAGCGCCTCGCGCTCCAGGGGCGGCACCCCGGAAAGGCCGGCTTCGATCTGCATGGTGGTCAAGACGCCGCTGAGCTCGTCGTCGGCGACGACGTCGCCCACCACGTCCAGGGACGTCTCCGGAACCCGGTACATCTGACGCAGCTGGTCGGTGACCGTGCGCCGGGCGATGGTGAACAGCCATGGGGCGAACCGCTCCGGCTGCCGCAGGCGCGGCAGGCCACGCACCACCGCGATCCACACCTCCTGTGCGAGGTCGTCCGCGAGGTGCGGTGAGCCGACCATCCCGCGCAGGTAGCGGCACAGCGGGGCATGCCAGGCACCCACCAACTCGCGGAACGCCTCCCGCTCCCCGAGCTGGCAGCGCACCACCAGCAGCCCGTCGTGCACGTCGCTGCTCACCCGCCATCTCCCTGTCCCGCGCAATCCGTCACACAGACAGTCGGCATTCCAGCCGGAAAGGTTCACAAGAGCGATCACCCTCTGGCGCGGGTGCGGCAGTGGCACCCGATCGCGCCCGGAGCAGCGCACTCAAACTTCGATGACACACGCTCAAAGTTCGATGGCACAGGACACGGGGCCGAAGAGCGCGCCCCGGCTTCGGCAACCATCTCCAGCGCCTGGTGGCCGGTCAGACGCCGAGGATTCACCCGCTCAGGTGAACGTGGGGGCCGTGGGGGGAGAAGTGGGTCTCAGGGTTCGTCAGGGGGGCGAGGGCGCGCACCGCGTCCGTGCCAGATAGATGGAGAGAGCCACTTACATGACGTCGTCCTTGGAGTGGACTGGATACCTTCCGGCCGCCGTGAGCGCGGTGCACGCGCTCGGCGCCGTGGTGCGCATGTACTGGGAGCGCAGACCTGTCGCTGGGAAGTCCCGTCAGGCCGGCTCGGCCGAGGCCCCTTGCCGGTGTGTCACCGGGGTTCCGGTCGTGCAGGTCGATGTGGCCGCGGAGGTACCGGCAACGGTGCGGGTCACGGTCGGCGCCGGCCGGCCGCTGGACGACGCGACGGCGGGTGAGGAGTCGGGCCCGTGGTAGGAGACGGCCTGTCCCAAGAGGCGGTGGCGCTGGGCGGGCATGTGGCGCAGCGGCTGCTGGACTGCTACCCGGCCTTTATTGAGACCCAGCCTTTTGCACTGCGGCGGGCGTTTGGGGCGCTGTCGCTGGCCGCGTGCCAGGACATCGCGCAGGAGGCCTATCTGCGGGTGGGATCGAAGGCGGCCGCCGGGAAACTGCCGCCGGGGACGAACGTGATGGCGTATCTGCGGCGGACAGCCCGCAATCTCGCCCTCGACTGGTGCCGTGAGCAGCAGCGCGGCAGACGGCTGGTGCTGATGAGCGGCGCAGCATTCGATGCTGTGCCAGAGACCCGAGCAGTGGTGGATGACGGCTCAAGGGTGCTGCAGGAGCTGGTGCTCCCGGCGATCGAGGGGATGCCGGAAAGCCTGCGACGAAAGGTGGTGGACCTGCAAAGCCGGGGGCTGAGCGACGTGCAGATCGCGACCAAGCTCGGCATACCTGCACACCGCCTCCATAACCTTCGAAATAAGGCAGTTGCGGATCTAAGACGCAATCTCGCTGGGCATATTCGGGACGGGCACCGGAAGAAGCAGCAGCACGGGGAGAGGGACAGGTGAGGGATGTGAGCAGGTACGACCACCGCGACGGGGCGCGGTGCCCGGAGCCCGTGGTCCCCGCCGGGCTCGCGGAACTGCTGGCCCAGCTGGCCGGCCCGCCCGACTTCTGGGACCGGCCGTGTGGAAACTTCGGTCCCCTGACCAACATGTACGCGCTGACCTCCCAGGAACGGTCGCATGCCAACTCGCTGTACCGGCTGGGGTCGAAGGCCCTGAGCCGCAACGAACTGGCGCCGGCCGCCGACTGGCTGGGCGCGGCCGCCGAGGCGGGCCATCCCGGGGCGCTGTTCCGGATGGCCGCCCTCACCGCACGTGCGGGGGGCGCGGGGCGGCGTGAGAACGTGCGGTTCCTTGTTGCGGAGGCTGCACGGCACGGACATGGCGATGCCCGTGCGCTGCTGGAGACGGCAGAGCACGGCACGTCGGCCAGCCACCCCGTCTCCCCGGTGATCGAGGATCCGCAGTTCATCGACGAAGTCCGCACAGGCATGGGCCTGTCCCTGGCACCGCAACTGCGAGCAGCCGCCGACCAGGGCGGCGTCGAGCCAGCCCGACACACCGCACCAGGCGGACTGGAATCAGCGCTGCCCCGGCTCGTCCGGGTACCGGCCCCCAGGCTGGACCACGTTCACGGCCCCGGACCGCAAACAGACCCCTCCGCGGCCGACCACCCCCGCCTCACCGCCCCGTGCGGCGCCGCACACTACGGCGAAGGGCTGCTGCTGCCACTCCCTCAGCAGCCGGCGCCAACGCCCAGCGCCTCAGCAGACGAGGACAGCGGCCACGAACCCTGGTGGTCTGTCCATGCGTTGCGGCCGGCTGCGCTGACGGAAATGGCCCGCAGGGCTCCCGCCCACACCGACACCCCTCAGCAGTGGAAAGCAGCGGTCAGAGCCCTGGACATCCTCTACCTCGTCGACGCAGCAGACGGGATCACCACCCGTACCCTGGCCCGCCGAAGCCGACTTCCGCTCGCAGCCGTGGCCTGGCTGCTGCACTGGCTGCGCGGCCAGCACCTCATCTCCACCATCGCCGGCGCCCACGTCCCCGGCCCGCTCATGAACATGACCCGCCACCCACAGCAGCGCAACCAACTCCTCCAACAGACCCTCGCCGGACTGCGCGACCACCTCGGCGCCGCCGTCTACGTCAGCGGCTACACCCACGGCGACGTCACGGTCTTCCAGTCCGCCTATAGCCCCCAGGCGCCCGCGGTGACGGAGTGGGTCGACTTCCGCGACACAGCACACGCCAGCGCCGTCGGCAGAAGCCTGCTGGCCCAACTCGACTTCGACAGCCGCATGAACCACCTCGCCCGCTACCGGCCGATCAAACTCACCGACCGCACCATCACCAGCCCCCGCGCCCTGTTCGAAGCCCTCGACGGACACGGCCCCAAGCCGCCCAGTTCGACCTGCTGGAGTACTCCCAACGCGAAGTCTGCGCCGCCTTCCCGCTCGGCATCCCCGGGCGAGCCACCTGCGTGGCGCTGTCCCTGCCCGCCGGAGCACGCCACCGACTCCTGCAATCCGCCCACGCCCTCAGCGAACGCTCCGCACCACTGCTCCTGGCCCTCCTGCTGACCGACGAAGCAGCTACCAGCCACCAGCAGCCGCCGAAGAACCCGACCACACCACCACCGGGGCAGCCCACGCCCTGCCCCAGACATACGCAAGCCCACGCTGAACGGCCCCCCGCCCCGCGCCTCACACGGGGCGGGACGAAAGCGCCCGAGCGGGCGTGCCGCGCGTATGTGCAACGTGCGCGGCGAGGGCACCTCAGCGGCCCCGTGCCAGCAAAGAGCAGCCGGCACTCACCTGGCGGCAGACCGACGGCTGGCGCTGCGGTGAGGTCAGGTGAGTCGATTGACGGGAACGCCGAGGTGCCCGTTGTCCGTGATCACGGACAACGGGCACCTGTGGTGCATCGCTTCGCTGGCTCTCGCCCCTGCCCTACGAACTGGTTGGGGGAGGCGGTGTCCAACCCGGCGGAGCAGGCTCGACGAGGTCGAGTTCTTCGTCGAGATACATTTCGCCGCCGGCCAGCGGGAAGCTCACCAGGAGCTCACCGGTCGACACCCGCACCGCGACCGTGCCGACCGGGTCCTCCGGATGGTCTGTCGCCTCCCGCGGCGTGACCCGGTCCCCGGGCACGAAACGCCGGGAAGCAGCAGAACCCCTCAGTCGTTCTTCTCCAGACATGAATCGCGTCCGTTCGGGCCCTTCTGCCCATTGGTCCAGTAGGCCGTGATGATGCCCTTCTGGCCCATGTTCTGTCCATGGAAAGTGAAGTCGGCGTAATCGACGAACACGCACATCGTACGCTTCTGTGAGCCCGCCTTATAGGGATGGCAGTACAGCGTGTAGTACTTGCCGTCAGACTTGCAGATGCTGTTGTAGAAGGCCTGCTGCCACAGCTTCTTGGCCGCCGCGTCGTAGGGATGGCTGG includes:
- a CDS encoding RNA polymerase sigma factor, whose product is MVGDGLSQEAVALGGHVAQRLLDCYPAFIETQPFALRRAFGALSLAACQDIAQEAYLRVGSKAAAGKLPPGTNVMAYLRRTARNLALDWCREQQRGRRLVLMSGAAFDAVPETRAVVDDGSRVLQELVLPAIEGMPESLRRKVVDLQSRGLSDVQIATKLGIPAHRLHNLRNKAVADLRRNLAGHIRDGHRKKQQHGERDR
- a CDS encoding IclR family transcriptional regulator domain-containing protein, which translates into the protein MSRYDHRDGARCPEPVVPAGLAELLAQLAGPPDFWDRPCGNFGPLTNMYALTSQERSHANSLYRLGSKALSRNELAPAADWLGAAAEAGHPGALFRMAALTARAGGAGRRENVRFLVAEAARHGHGDARALLETAEHGTSASHPVSPVIEDPQFIDEVRTGMGLSLAPQLRAAADQGGVEPARHTAPGGLESALPRLVRVPAPRLDHVHGPGPQTDPSAADHPRLTAPCGAAHYGEGLLLPLPQQPAPTPSASADEDSGHEPWWSVHALRPAALTEMARRAPAHTDTPQQWKAAVRALDILYLVDAADGITTRTLARRSRLPLAAVAWLLHWLRGQHLISTIAGAHVPGPLMNMTRHPQQRNQLLQQTLAGLRDHLGAAVYVSGYTHGDVTVFQSAYSPQAPAVTEWVDFRDTAHASAVGRSLLAQLDFDSRMNHLARYRPIKLTDRTITSPRALFEALDGHGPKPPSSTCWSTPNAKSAPPSRSASPGEPPAWRCPCPPEHATDSCNPPTPSANAPHHCSWPSC
- a CDS encoding RNA polymerase sigma factor, which codes for MSSDVHDGLLVVRCQLGEREAFRELVGAWHAPLCRYLRGMVGSPHLADDLAQEVWIAVVRGLPRLRQPERFAPWLFTIARRTVTDQLRQMYRVPETSLDVVGDVVADDELSGVLTTMQIEAGLSGVPPLEREALILFHLQDLPLVACAEVLGVPPGTVKSRLHRARRMLRTTLAERGYEA